GAAATTTTGTCTGGAAATGTTGAGGTAAATGAATCGTTATTAACAGGTGAGGCTGATTTAATCAAAAAATCGACTGCCAGTCAACTTATGTCAGGAAGCTATGTCACAAGTGGTCAATGTGTGGCCAAAGTGGTTCATGTTGGAAAAGATAATTATGCCGTCAGAATCGCTGAAGAAGCTAAAATTCATAAACCAGTCACTTCTGAATTAGTTGAATCGATCAGAAAAGTGGCAAAATTTACCAGTTATATTATCATTCCTTTGGGTATGATTTTGTTTTTAGAAGCGTATTTTTTAAGACAAAGTGATTTGAAATTATCTGTGGTGTCATCTGCTGCTGCCTTACTAGGTATGCTGCCAAAAGGAATGGTGTTATTAATTAGTATTGCTTTAGCAACAGGTGTGGTCAAACTAACAAAGAAAAAAGTATTGGTTCAAGACATGCACTCAATTGAAACATTAGCACATGTGGACGTGTTGTGTTTAGATAAGACTGGTACGATTACGCAGGGAAACATGTTGGTGTCAGAAGTGATTGATGTCAATCCATCATTCAAAGAAATAAACACAACCAATTTAATGGAAAACTATATTAATGCGACAGATGATAATAATTTGACCATGCAAGCCTTGCGTTCTTATTATCAAACGTCAACTAATTTAAATGTATTAGATACTTTAGCGTTCTCATCAGATAGAAAATGGGGAGCGGTACTGTTTGAAGGCGTGGGATGTGTATATCTTGGAGCGCCAGAACGTTTAGTGTCAGAAGATAAATTACCACAAGAAATTTATCAAGCGCAGGCACAAGGTAGTCGAGTCCTTCTTTTAGGGATCGATCAATCAGCCACTCAGCTAACTGATACAGTAGGAAATGTTGAAGCATTATCTGTCTTAATTATTGAAGATGCTATTCGAGAAAATGCAGAACAGACATTGGCTTATCTAGACAGTGAAGGGGTTGCGTTAAAAGTTATTTCTGGTGACAATCCAATTACTGTATCAAATGTAGCAAGACGTGCCGGTCTAAATCACTATGAGGAATATATTGATTTATCAACGATTGAAACAGAAGAAGAGGTCAAAGCTATTGTGGATGACTATACTGTGTTTGGTCGAGTGAGTCCACAACAGAAAAAATGGTTAGTCGAAGCACTAAGACAAAAAGACCATATTGTTGCTATGACGGGTGATGGTGTGAATGACATTTTAGCGATGAAAGAGGCAGACTGTAGTATTGCCATGGCTGAAGGGGATAATGCGACACGTCAAATGGCTAATTTGGTTTTATTAAATTCTGATTTTACTACCTTACCAGATGTGTTGTTTGAAGGTCGACGTGTGGTTAATAATGTGACAAAAGTTGCGAGTATCTTTTTTATTAAAACTATCTACTCATTTATCTTGTCCATTATTTGTATGGTAGCAGCAATTGGATTCCCATTTATTCCGATTCAAATTACGTTGCTTGATTTAGCAATAGAAGGCTATCCTACGTTCTTCTTATCATTTGAATCTGACAAACGTAAAATTACGACAAAATTTTTACCAACTGCCCTACGACGAGCGTTGCCAAATGCATTGTTAGTAGTCATTAATATGTTAGTGATCTATTTTGTTTCTCCAAAATTAGGCATTACAGGAATCGATCAAACAACATTAATGTATTACATGTTGATTGCTGTTAGTGCTATGGCAGTTATTAAGGCGTGTTTGCCATTTAATCCACTCCGATTATTTTTAGCGGTGACAACAACTGTTGGAACGTTTGTAGCGGCAATGCTATTTACATCATTATTAGAAATCACTTGGCTAAATGCTACTACATTACCTGTTTTTGTTGTACTTGTTATTTGTTCGATTATTGGTAAGCTCATTTTAGATAAATTAATTACGGGTAAAATGGGATCTTTTAACTAAGCACAAATTGTTGCAAACTAAATGATTTATGTTATAATTTATTATGAAGAGTTATGTCGTGGTCGCGCTGATTTCAGTGCGACTTTTCTGACTTAATTATGTAAAAAGGGGATGACTTATCAATATGCCACAATTAATCCCTCAAGAATTAATTGATACAGTTAGACAAGAAACAAATATTGTTGAGGTCGTTGAAAACTATGTTCAATTAAAAAAATCTGGTAAAAATTATTTAGGCTTATGCCCATTTCACAATGAAAAAACACCGTCGTTTACCGTAGCAGAGGATAAACAAATCTTTCATTGCTTTGGATGTGGTAAGGGTGGAAATGTGTTTACTTTTATTCAAGAAGTAGAAGGATTATCATTTCCTGAGGCAGTTGGGAAACTAGCTGAACCACTAAATGTATCTTTGCCAACAACGTCATTTTCTGGTGTGCAACAAACACCCAAAAATAGTACACATCAGACATTAATTGAGATGCACGAACATGCTAAAAGTTTTTTTCACCATATTCTGGTAAATACAGAAGTTGGTAAAGATGCTATGACTTATTTGGAACAACGAGGTATTTCTCGAGAATATATTGATGCGTTTGAGTTAGGCTTTGCTCCTGACAACCGAGACATTTTATTAAAAGTTATGCAAAAAGAATTTAAAGACGGTCCTTTTGATGAGTCAGGTTTATTTGTCGAAAGAGATGATGGCACGTTGATGGACCGGTTTTTTAATCGAGTCATGTTTCCAATAAAGGATGCTAAAGGCAAAACAATTGGTTTTTCAGGTAGGCAGATGCCAACAGATCAACCAGATAAGGATAAAAAGCAGCCTAAATACCTTAATAGTCCTGAAACGGAGATATTTAACAAGCGAGAAGTGATTTATAATTTTCATTTAGCTAGACCTCATATTAGAAAAACAAATGAGGTTTATTTATTTGAAGGATTTATGGATGTTATGGCGTCTTATATGTCTGGTGTTAAAAATGCTGTCGCCACTATGGGAACAAGTTTAACTGAGCAACAAATTCATCGATTAGAGCGTGTGTGCGAAGATGTGACGATTTGTTATGATGGTGATTCAGCCGGCATCAATGCGACCAACCGGGCAATTGAATTATTGACCAAAAATACCGCAATCGGGGTTCAGGTAGTCAGTTTACCGAATAAACTAGATCCAGATGATTATCGGATGATGTATGGAACAGATGCTTTAGAAAACGAATTATTACACCATAAACAAACTGTGTTTCAGTTTAAACGCGTTTATTTGATGCAAGATTTTAATTTGGCAAACGAATCAGATGTTTTAGCTTATCTAGAGCTTGTGTTAAAAGAGTTAGCTATGATTCCATCTGTTATTGAAAAAGATTTCGCTTTAACACAACTATCAGAAGAATTTAACCTTTCTAAAGAAACGTTACAACTTCAATTAAATCAATTAATACAAGATAATAAGCAGCAAGCTTTTAAACAAATCATACCTAGAAGGCCAGAAACCATCGTTCCTAAAACACAGGAATTTAGAAACATAGATGTGGTTGAAAAAGCCGAAAGGTTATTAATATTTCGTGCGTTAAATGAGAAGACAACATTTCAAAAAATAATCAGTCAGCCTAACTTTTCATTTATTCATGATGCCTATCAGGAATTATTTCAACATATAGCAAGTTTTTATGAATTGTATGGTCGAGTTGAATTGGCAGATTTTATTAATTATTTGAAAGAAGACAATTTACGTAATGTATTAATAACTATTACCATGCAAAATTTTAGTGAACAAAGTAATGACCGGGAGATTAGTGATTGTTTACAAGTGATAGAAAAAGCAAGTATTCAGTCTAAAATAAACGCTTTAAAGAAACAGCAACAAGAGGTCAAACAGATAGGTGATTCTATCAAAGAAATGGAAGTAACATTAGAAATTATCCAATTGCAAAAAGAATTAAGTAATTGGGGATAATACAAGGGGGAGTCCATCATGTCAAAAATGGAAAAAGATGCCGCATACAAAAAAGAAGTAACCAAGTTCATCAAAATAAATCGAGTTAGAGGTTCAGTATTTTATGATGAATTAACCAATAAATTAGCTACTCCTTATGAATTAGATGCTGATGATATGGATGAATTGATTGAAAAAGTTGAGGACGCAGGAATTAGCGTTGTGGATGAAAAAGGCGAGCCAAGTGAACATAGTTTGCGTGTCGCTAAAAAAAATCAAGAATCTAAGAAGACAAAAGAAAAAGAAGAAGAAGAAGAAGATTTAATTGCACCAGCTGGGGTAAAAATCAATGATCCCGTTCGTATGTACTTAAAAGAAATCGGTCGTGTCTCACTTCTTACAGCTGACGAGGAAGTTGCTTTAGCGCTACGTATTAAAGAAGGTGACCCTGAAGCAAAACAAGAATTAGCTGAAGCTAACCTACGTTTAGTGGTGAGTATTGCAAAACGTTACGTTGGTCGTGGAATGCAATTTCTTGATTTAATCCAAGAAGGGAACATGGGATTAATGAAGGCAGTTGAAAAGTTTGACCACGAAAAAGGGTTTAAGTTTTCTACTTATGCGACTTGGTGGATTCGTCAAGCAATTACGCGTGCGATTGCCGATCAAGCAAGAACGATTCGTATTCCAGTTCATATGGTTGAAACAATCAATAAATTAATTCGTATCCAACGTCAATTACTACAAGACTTGGGACGCGAACCAACACCAGAAGAAATTGGAGCAGAGATGGATTTATCACCTGAAAAAGTACGTGAAATCTTAAAAATCGCTCAAGAGCCTGTCTCACTTGAAACACCTATTGGAGAAGAAGATGACTCGCACTTAGGTGATTTTATCGAGGATCAAGATGCAACTAGTCCAGCTGAACATGCAGCTTACGAATTATTAAAAGAACAATTAGAAAGTGTGCTTGATACATTAACTGATAGAGAAGAAAATGTCTTACGTTTACGTTTTGGTTTAGATGATGGACGCACTCGTACATTAGAAGAAGTCGGAAAAGTATTTGGTGTGACTCGTGAGAGAATTCGTCAGATTGAAGCAAAAGCGTTAAGAAAATTACGCCACCCTTCTCGTTCTAAACAATTAAAAGACTTTTTAGAATAAAAATAATAA
This genomic stretch from Vagococcus sp. CY52-2 harbors:
- the rpoD gene encoding RNA polymerase sigma factor RpoD, with protein sequence MEKDAAYKKEVTKFIKINRVRGSVFYDELTNKLATPYELDADDMDELIEKVEDAGISVVDEKGEPSEHSLRVAKKNQESKKTKEKEEEEEDLIAPAGVKINDPVRMYLKEIGRVSLLTADEEVALALRIKEGDPEAKQELAEANLRLVVSIAKRYVGRGMQFLDLIQEGNMGLMKAVEKFDHEKGFKFSTYATWWIRQAITRAIADQARTIRIPVHMVETINKLIRIQRQLLQDLGREPTPEEIGAEMDLSPEKVREILKIAQEPVSLETPIGEEDDSHLGDFIEDQDATSPAEHAAYELLKEQLESVLDTLTDREENVLRLRFGLDDGRTRTLEEVGKVFGVTRERIRQIEAKALRKLRHPSRSKQLKDFLE
- the dnaG gene encoding DNA primase, whose protein sequence is MPQLIPQELIDTVRQETNIVEVVENYVQLKKSGKNYLGLCPFHNEKTPSFTVAEDKQIFHCFGCGKGGNVFTFIQEVEGLSFPEAVGKLAEPLNVSLPTTSFSGVQQTPKNSTHQTLIEMHEHAKSFFHHILVNTEVGKDAMTYLEQRGISREYIDAFELGFAPDNRDILLKVMQKEFKDGPFDESGLFVERDDGTLMDRFFNRVMFPIKDAKGKTIGFSGRQMPTDQPDKDKKQPKYLNSPETEIFNKREVIYNFHLARPHIRKTNEVYLFEGFMDVMASYMSGVKNAVATMGTSLTEQQIHRLERVCEDVTICYDGDSAGINATNRAIELLTKNTAIGVQVVSLPNKLDPDDYRMMYGTDALENELLHHKQTVFQFKRVYLMQDFNLANESDVLAYLELVLKELAMIPSVIEKDFALTQLSEEFNLSKETLQLQLNQLIQDNKQQAFKQIIPRRPETIVPKTQEFRNIDVVEKAERLLIFRALNEKTTFQKIISQPNFSFIHDAYQELFQHIASFYELYGRVELADFINYLKEDNLRNVLITITMQNFSEQSNDREISDCLQVIEKASIQSKINALKKQQQEVKQIGDSIKEMEVTLEIIQLQKELSNWG
- a CDS encoding cation-translocating P-type ATPase, whose translation is MRMNEKGLTQAEVNQRISQGQVNDYVSDTSKSNKEIIYDNVFTLFNLLNVVIAICLALVGAYSNLFFMAIIILNVVIGVSQEIRAKNLVSQLSIVNEENVEVFRDNQTIGIPTTELVLDDVVILSAGQQVPSDMEILSGNVEVNESLLTGEADLIKKSTASQLMSGSYVTSGQCVAKVVHVGKDNYAVRIAEEAKIHKPVTSELVESIRKVAKFTSYIIIPLGMILFLEAYFLRQSDLKLSVVSSAAALLGMLPKGMVLLISIALATGVVKLTKKKVLVQDMHSIETLAHVDVLCLDKTGTITQGNMLVSEVIDVNPSFKEINTTNLMENYINATDDNNLTMQALRSYYQTSTNLNVLDTLAFSSDRKWGAVLFEGVGCVYLGAPERLVSEDKLPQEIYQAQAQGSRVLLLGIDQSATQLTDTVGNVEALSVLIIEDAIRENAEQTLAYLDSEGVALKVISGDNPITVSNVARRAGLNHYEEYIDLSTIETEEEVKAIVDDYTVFGRVSPQQKKWLVEALRQKDHIVAMTGDGVNDILAMKEADCSIAMAEGDNATRQMANLVLLNSDFTTLPDVLFEGRRVVNNVTKVASIFFIKTIYSFILSIICMVAAIGFPFIPIQITLLDLAIEGYPTFFLSFESDKRKITTKFLPTALRRALPNALLVVINMLVIYFVSPKLGITGIDQTTLMYYMLIAVSAMAVIKACLPFNPLRLFLAVTTTVGTFVAAMLFTSLLEITWLNATTLPVFVVLVICSIIGKLILDKLITGKMGSFN